agttggtattcagactTTCTACAAAAGCATTGTTGTGTTTATTTCCCAAAACCGGCTTCCTGTGCTTCACCAACATAAAAACTGCAGCAATTTTCATTAAAATCACCTCTGTTCTGCGCATAGTGATAGCATGATCCAAATTTAATGTATTTTTGTACTTTGTGTAAGCAATTTATTCTGATATATTCAAGTACTACCTATTTCCTGCTTATGTTTGGTTTATGATACCACATCATTACCATACATGGTAACCGGAAATGACATAATTATTTCTATTTGCAGGAAACTGCAAGGAGGCATTGGATCGAACATATTAGGCTGCAGTTATTCTGTCATAAAAGTACAATGGAAGTTTAAATATTTCCCCTGGCACACCTGTTTGCTTTCTTACATTGATTGTTAACTTGAACTTTTTGTGAAGAAGTGTTAGTTCAGCCCTGTATCAAGCTGATAATCCTCTTTTTTTATACACATCGTTCCTACTAATCCATCTGTCTTGCCTGTGGCAGTTGAAAGCTTCTCGCTGGGTACTGCTCTTCCCGGAGGCTAATACTTTCTTTGCTATCCATTTATCATACATGTTTACTAACTGTGAATACTGGAAAAGCCACATTTCTGTAGATTGCTCTTGCCACACTGCTCAGGTTAACTATGCATTTTATCTGTTAGCAGTTCcatttcttctcctttctgTTAGTATTTTCAATAGAAGTAATTACTTATTGGAAAAATATATGAGTTTTTGTAATGGctagaaaactgaaaaaacagTGAAGTTTTAAGAGTTGGAATGCAAGAATTGTGCATTGATTTTGTGTCGGGTAGAGATGGAAAGGACACAAGCAATAGGATGGAATTGAACAAGTTCAGTCCCTTTCAACGCTCGGGCACTCCACTAGTCAATTAAAATACATGGCTCACAAACACACGTAGCCTGCCCTTTGACCTATTCGCGGCTAGATTGCCAGGCAATTTTCATTGTTTCCTAAATTGTTGCTCCAAAAGTCCGAATAAATCTTGCTCCCCGTCAAATTCTCCCTAACTGAAGAAATAAATGTTCCTTTAAAAAGTAAAATCAATATTTTCTTGAACTAAATTATAACCCGTGTTATAGACCTTTAGTCATGTACCTCAGATTAGTGCCAACCGTTTCTATAACCTTAACATTTGAGAAATGGAGTAGTACCTTAGATGTTTCTGTGTTGGTTGGGTTGTAGAGTTTTTGACCACATCAAGGTTTAAATCATGTACGCTGGCATTTATATAGACTTCAGCAGTGCcctagagtttttttttatctatttaCAATTTTGCACACCAATTTAGAGGTGTGTGCGCTTCTGGGATGGTGTACATGatgaaaaaaacaattttgtttatttatgcATGGTAATGCATATGTATTTAGTTATGCCGTATATTAATTAGTGATCAAATAAAAGACCCTCATTGCATGATTTCTCTGAACATGTAAGCATGCAACCTTATCAGGACCACCACATGCAAATCATGTCTGCCACCTCATTAAGTCATGCATTTATAATTTTGAAgtcatgcatgtattcatttaCATTTTTGCATTATTCTATCAATTCAAACCACGTCACCTCATCAATGcaaccatgtttttttttggaaaaagtTTTTTCTGCTTATACATCATTTTTGTCACGTACTTATTAGGTTTTAttgttttaaaatataaaataagaTCAGTTATACATCTTTTCCCCTTAGTTTAGTTAATTTttagtatttatttatttgttttcacaTGTTTCCGCGGCAACACACGAGTCATCATCTAGTAGTAAAAAGAGGCTCCGCACTATATATGTTTGCCCCTTGGGCATCCAATGTGCCATGACAGTCTTGGGGGTCGGGATTACAGTTAATGTGGTGTTGCAACCTAGCTACGTACCCACATACAAACCTCGGTGGACTCGCAGCAATCGGGACATGATTGATAAGCTGAAACGTCGGTGTTAGCGAGCAGATGGTAACCGATGTGTGAGGAGGAGATTTGTTAGGTTTAATCCCACGCCAGTTTTTGGACAAGACATGAAACGACTTATAAGAAAGCTAGTGTTTTTTTCTAGAGCGGGGGCCTAAAACTTATTAGACTTTGTTGCCCTTGGGTTAAGCCGGATAATGCATGCGAACCAAAGAAAAATTGAATATACTAGTTTTAcgtgataccaaggagctctgTTATCCTCAACTCGTTGGTGTGTGGTGCTCTTTTTTTACACTATTTGCAGGCTGGAACAACCTTGTTGGTAAAGATAAGTTTATTAGTGGCACTCTCTTAGATCATTTCACCATCCTCCCCACATCTCATGGGTTTTGGTCAGCCCTTCTAGTGGagaggtttttctttttcttgtgaaGAGCTGTATTCTTCTCTGGTCATTTTGTACGTTTTCAATTTTGTGTGGTGATAgcttgagtttttttttggctagTTCGGAGTTTGCAAATGGTTGACTCTCTTTGTAGGAACTTTTGGAGCTTATTTAGATTTTTAGATTTAATCGTTTTGATCAAATGTACGGGCATGTGGTGTGGTGCAGGTTCTTCTCTCCATTCTCTCCCCGTAGGGGTGGAGCCAGCAGGGTGGCTAGAGGAGCCCCGCACCCTAACATACTACTCCTTTCGTTTCATAATAAGTGTGGAAAAATTAATACAAAATTAATGTCTAGTTGTCCCACCCTAATGTCCCTTGTTGTAAAGTAGAATTCGGCCGCACCATAAAAAAAGGGGTGAGAGGGACGAGGGAGAGAGTTCGAGATCTCGATGTCCCGAGCCAATCCAAAACCAGAGTGCAGGGAAGTCAGCACCTGCAATAAATCACCGATAGACTGGAAATCTCATTACACAACACAGCGTCGACATACAAACACCCGTAGCTGGGGGACAAGGCTCGTGGTGGGACACATACACGTAGACAATGGGTACAAAATATACGAAAGATACAGCTCCGATGCGGGACTTGATTATGTCCGAGACTTCTTTCTGgtcgtcgtcatcatcatcggAGAGCGCTGGCTACTTTAGTAGCTCCAGGACAGGACAACATCACAATGGGGTCATATGTATCTATTGTAGATAGGGTAACACTGGTTTATTCATCGGAGGTCCTTGCACCAGCCCAGCGATCACTGGGGCTTGGGGTACCtggaaaaggaggaaaaagaaagagaaagctCGATTAGTTGAACATTTGAGTGGCTCAAAATATAACAAGTCTGAATGTTCCCTGTcaagggagagaaagagagagatgcCCAGCAGACAAAAAGAAAGGTCATGCCTTTCCCATGAAAGGTATGTTAAtttggaaaataaaaatgtagAAGGATGTAGGGACTCATAATAGGAAGAAAACTAAGCTTGGCTTTTGTCCCGTCCATATATGCGAGAGAACAAAAGCTCAACTGCTCGAGGGGGCATCACTTTATGCCCGTCGAAAGGACAGCAAGCTTTAAGGGACTGTTGCATGCTTTACAAGCAAATCTTTCAGCAAAAGCATGGACTACTTGCGAACTAACCAATATGCCAAAAACAGATGCCTTCCACAGAAATTAGCCTTCCATCCTACTGCATATGCCGTTTTATGCAATTCGACCACACTTTTTGCCAGAATTTACTTAGATACAGTACTATTTAGCATAGTAAGGGTGAAAACATAGGCCGGCTAGCTAGACGCCTAAAAACATAGGTTCGTCTTTTCAGATTAGTTGTAGAAGATATTAGTGATCGAATTCATTCTCCATCTCGTCTTACAACCAAGCAATAGGATTGTGGTGGTTGTATCCTATTCCTACCCGATCACTAGGGGTCGGACTTCTTTCAGTGATTGGCGATGCGCGGCTAATATGTGTTGTGTTAGTGCGTGTTTGTGTGGTGGTATATGTGAGTGTTTGTGCATCAATAGTGTAATCAGTGTCTCTCATCTTGCAGGCAGCTGCATCTATATGTAGTGCGGACTGAAATAAGTGTGATAAATAAAACTAAGAAAAATTAACTGAAGAGCTGTAAGTGGGCATGGAGTAATAACATAGATGAACTCTTTGATCTAAACAGTTCTGTTTTTGTTCTAGCGACACCAAGTACATACACGTCATAGGTGAATCAAGATTATTTGGGTCTTTGTTGTTAATCACTGGTTAAAATTCACTACGGCCAATTGAATAAAAACACCAGTCTTGGCAAAAGAAGATACTAAATAATtgttagagaaaaaaatatttctgcATGTTCCTTTCATAACCCATTAGTCCGGGATAATCCCCCCctccgccccccccccccccaaaaaaaaaaactacatcGCCAATATTTCTCAAATAACTTATATACTTGAAATATTTGCTTATGTAGTTTGAGCGAAGAGATCATGTCTAGCTTAGGAGAAAGAACCTTTTAGGACGATAGCTCAACAAGTTTCGGCATACCAAAGTGAATATACCGGTCGAAAGAAATATTTTCTCTATTTCAAAAGATAAGACATAGAATTTTTTTGGCTACTAAACTTTTtagactttgaccaaatttacagtaaaatatattaatatctactccgtactatttCAAATGCATATgttatgaatatatatatttcaagTGATGAtggttttttctttattttggtcaaactttagcaTGTTTGACAGTATACACAATTTATAAGCCTAATATTTTAGAACAGAAGGAGCAATATGTACTCCGTCCGATTCATCGACACTCTGTATAGGGATATGCTTAGCTTGCTATTAAGCAAGTTTGTTATAGTAGTAATTAGCATGCATACAACTAGGAGAGCATCATAAACTTGATCTCATCAACACGATAAGGAAGTTTAAAATGTTAAGTATTATCTTACAGGAGGTGAATAGTGCCATACAGTGATGAACCACTATTCATGCTGATTTCTTTTGCTGCTACTAAACGCAGTTGAGTTTGGCTTCAAATTTTATAGATATTTCTCTAACATACgtaatttttttgaactttttacAATGAAGAAACATCATAAGGGTGGTTTGACCGGATACGCCGTCTTGACTTGACGCAATATGACTGGCTATGTTTCCAAAGAGTAAACAACGAATGAACTaaccaaaagaagaaacaaatgtTTTCATAAAATGGAATCTATCTGGTATGAACTAACCAAAAGAAGAAACGAATATTTTCATAAAAGGGAATCTATCTAGTATTTCAGAGGACTAaatagaaaacaaaagaaactgCATCACTTGTCGGATATCTTGCAGGCataaacatatatatttttctaaacTTGATTTCAGATGATGAGATGAACCCGACAACCATATATATTCTTGCGAGCCGTTACTTTGTGAAGAAATGTTAAGGAAGAGAATGATGGCAAATTGATAACTACAGTTGTACCCATGTCAATACGGAGACCATAAAGGACCTCACGGACACAGAGTCACTGACTGAAGCAAGAGTGGGGACATGATTACGAGATGAAAATATGCATGAAAGGACAAGCAAAAATTAAGCTACCAGCGCAGGTGACTGCAGCCAGAAAGCAACACAATATGCgatgcatggatggatggaacAGTCTACATAACTGGGAAGGAGATTTAGACTAGTTATTTAACTACCTCTTCtccttgctgctgcttccggAACCGCTGGCCTtggacctgctgctgctgctctcgcCAGGCTGGGGGGTAGTTTCAATGTGGTGAACGTCTCGTTGCAGATACTCGTAATGCCGTATCATATCCTCAGCCGACCTGCCGCCTCCTACCGCCCGCGCCACCTTCTGCCAGCGATCCGGCGTGCCGTCCTCGTAGATAGCCAGAGCCTGCTCGAACACGTTGTTCAGCTCTTCCGTCCAATCTGATTCACTCATCATGCCGGCCTTAATTACGGCCAGCTAGCCCCTCAAAGAAATGCTTCCTTCAAGCAAAATTAGAAAGCTAAGGTTTGCAATGGCCACGGCTGCTACAACTTCTACAACTGCTAGCTAGCCTTAGTTGGCTTGTGTGTTTGTATGCAACAAGAGTGAGGGCAATGGTGCAGCTTATAtagtgggagaggagaggctaGTTGGGGGAATAATGCTTGCGAATGGTGGGGGTGGATTGTGGAATGGAGGTGCAGCACGTAGTACCAGTAGACAGATGAATGACAAGTTTGCATAGGAGccacaagaagaaaaagagggGATTTCTTTCCTCCTATCTTTCATTACTTTGGTGCGTACGAAATGAAATGCAGGGAGGAAAGAATCAGTATCACCTCAGGCCTAGCTGCTCAAGGAGGCTCCTTTCATCTCTTTTTGCATCCCTATCTTCATAGAGAGACTATTTGCTTCTTTAATAATTTGCTCATTGGCAGATCAGCCTCTAAATACTTTAAGCAGGCTAATGACTACTATGATTAGTAATTACCATAGGCTAAATATG
This is a stretch of genomic DNA from Brachypodium distachyon strain Bd21 chromosome 1, Brachypodium_distachyon_v3.0, whole genome shotgun sequence. It encodes these proteins:
- the LOC100827355 gene encoding protein RADIALIS-like 4; translated protein: MMSESDWTEELNNVFEQALAIYEDGTPDRWQKVARAVGGGRSAEDMIRHYEYLQRDVHHIETTPQPGESSSSRSKASGSGSSSKEKRYPKPQ